From Pirellulales bacterium:
CCGGCGTTCGGCTTACCAAGGCAGCCTTCCGCCCCATCGCCGCACGCTTGACCCGCTCTTCCGCTCTGCCTAAATGGAGCGTCATCATTCAACCAAATACCGGGTAGTTCTTTTCCGGCCGGCTGCCCAAGTGGATGTGGCGGGCGCAATCGCAGAACGTCATTCTCGTCAATGGCGAGAGCTTTACATCGAACCGTAATGCAGCTGTTGGACGGATAACCCATTTCCGAACCTCGGACGCCGTCGACGTCGTGGCCGGCGAGGCAGGCGACGCTTACCCCGCGCTCAATCGTTGGGCACGAAGGATCGTCTTTATCAAGCCGAACATATTCCTGATTCACGACGTGCTTGAAGCCAAGGAACCTGCGACGTTCCAATTCCTGCTGCATGCGCCTGGTATGTTCGCGCTGAGTCCGCCTGATTGCGGCTCGTTCAAGGCACCACATGGTCAAGTGGATTTTCAGTTTCTTCACCCCGTCGGTCTCCGGATTACGCAGACCGATGAGTATGAACCGCCACCGGCAAGTTGGTCCAATCTTGATTTGAGCGAGTGGCACCTCAAGGCTTCGACGACCGCGAAGATCCAACGGCAGCACTTTCTGACGATGTTCCAAGTCAACGGACGAAAGGCAATGACGGATTGGGCTCGAATCGAGAACAGCTTCCAGATATCGTTGAAACCCGAAGACAGCGATACCACTTACCGAGTGAAATTGGACGATCAGCGGTTCGAAGTCAGCGGCGGGTCGATAGACTGGCACTTCACCGATTGAGATCGCGGAAGTCGCTTCAACTCGACCAGTTTATAACGGATCAACTCTTGCCGGCGGGGATCGTGCAGTTCCCCGGCCAGCGCCTCCGTGACCCCCAGCCGATGATCGGCCTCCCGCAACAACAACATCCCCGCGTCCGACGTGATCCGATCGTCGGTCGCCACGACCTTGACCGACCGGTTGAAAGTTGGTTCGAATAATCGTCCCTGCGCTTCACCCATTGCGTGACCTCATGGTGGTTCCTGTTCCGACGCGAATACTCTATGAACCCCCGGAGATCACGAAAGGTTTCAACATTTTTGCGAATTTGGTGTGAATAAGCCGGGGTTATAAACTGGTCGAGTTGATCCGCGAGCGGATCTACGCCCTGGCCACCGGGTATTCGGCACAGGACGACGCCGACCGTCTGGCGCATGATCCGGCGATGAAGCTGGCGGCGTGGGACCGGCCGGGCGAGCAGCCGCTGGACGAACGGCTGGCCAGCCAGCCGACGCAATCGCGATGGATCGACATTCTGGCGCACGATTCCCGGAACCGGCAGGCCCTGCGTGCCGCGCTGGCCGATTCCTGCGAACGGCATCTCCGCGCCGAAGGGGGCGATCACGCCGCGCGGAAGATCACCATCGACATCGACAGCTTTCCGATCGCCGTGCATGTGTATTTCCGCCAGCTTCGGCTTGTAATCGAACGTCTCCAAGTGTGATGGCCCGCCAGCCATGCAGAGCCAAATCACCCGTTTGATCTTCGGCGCAAAGTGAGGCAGGTTCGGCAAACCGCGATAGCCGCTCGTTTTCGACGGCGATGATGTGGCATCCGCCAGGGCGAAGCTTCGGCTGAACAAGCTGGAGAGCGCCACCGAACCTAGGCCCAGGCCGCCGCGAGCTAAGTAGGTACGACGGTTGATAGCGTTGAGCCAGCGGTTGAGTGAGGAATTGGAATCACTGTGATTCATCGGATATCTCGTATGGATCGCAACATCATCCGGGACGTGGCGGCAAAGTGGTCGGGAGTCGGTGCGTGGTTAGGTCAACCATTCTGGAGTGCATTTGACTGCACCGACTCCCGACCATTTCGGCGCAGCCTCAAAATCGGCTTTCAATTTCTCGTCAGGGCCCTCCCCGTAAGGAACCGTGTTAGTAACAATTCTCTGTTCGCAGAATTCTCGGAAGTGGTTTCATGGAAAGAGCTTGCCGGTTTTGAGTCCGTTTCGGTGGGCCTCAAACCGAAAGAGAACGCCCACGAACCGGCGCGACTTCGGTTAACAGAAACGGCATGCGAACCATTAATTAAAGGCTCCAACGTTCGAGCGGGGAGACTTTTCCACCGGCCATTTAACAGATGCGCGATCGAGAGAGCATTTTTTGGTCCTCGACCACTGGAAACTTCGGTACGGCGCTGTACAAAAACATTGCCATTTTCATCAAATTCACCGGCATTTTCCGAATCTAACGCGATGGCGACGCTTTTCAAATCCCTGCTCGTGATTTTGGCCCACGCCACGGATCGGCAACTGGCCAAGTACGTGCAATATCTCAAAGCAGAGAACCAGATTCTTCGCAGCCGACTGCCGAAGCGACTCGTGACAACGCCCGCCGAGCGAAAGCGGTTGCTGCGGTTTGGCAAGCCGCTGGGTTCGGCGCTGCGCGAGTTGATCTCGATCGTCAGCTACGAGACGTTCCTTAAGTGGGAACGAGAAGAAAAGAAAGACATGAAGCCGCGCAAACCCGGCCGCCCGCGTAAGCCGGTGGAAATCCGCGAGTTGATCGTCAAGATTGCCCAGGAAACCGGCTGGGGTTACACCCGCGTGCTGGGCGAAATCCGCAAGTTGACCAGCCAGAAAGTTTCCCGGCAATTCGTGGTTGCCGTGATGAAAGAGCACGGTTTCGATCCTGGCCCCAAGCGCGGCGAAAAGACCTGGGACGAATTTATCTTGATGCACGCCAACACCTTGTGGCAGTGCGATTTTCTCTCGAAGAAGGTTGTCACGCTCAAGGGCATCCGGGAGTACTTTGTGCTGGCCTTCATCCATGTGGAAACGCGCCGCGTCTTCGTCACGCCGGGCACGGCGCATCCCGACGCCCTGTGGATCGTTCGGCAGGCCGAGGCGTTTTGCCTGCACATAAAATCCGAGAATCTGGAAGCCGATCTCGTGTTTCATGACAGCGATACCAAGTTCTGCAAAGCGTTCGACGAAGCACTTGCTTCCAACGGACTTCGGCCACGACGCTTGCAACCCGCTTCGCCCAACATGAAGGACTATGCTTCATGCTGCACCTCATCTGAGCGCTCGTGTGCGAAGTCACGAAATCGTCGTGGATCAGTGAGTTTCGTGCCCTGTTGCTTTATCGGTCGGTTAGCTCCCGGTAGTTCGTATAAATATTCATTCTTGTCGTTGTAGGCATGGGCGGTGAGCAGGCCACAGCATCGCCATTTTCTCACGGTGGATGGATGGACGTTAAGTTCTTCTGCGATCTCATGCTGTGTCAACATCCCCGCGCCGCGCAGGCGTTCATAGCGACTGACGATGCGGTGGGCTCGCCGAATTTGACCAACCAAGCGTCCGCAAAAGGAAGAGCCCGTCCCTGACCGTAATCCCTGTTGATTGAGTTGATCTGCTACCTGTCCTTCCGTAAAATCGTCGAGCAATCGATCAATCGCTTGAACGACCTGCGGACTGGTTTGCCGAAGTTCCCAGGCACTGAGCGGCCGCGGCAAGCGCAACGTCTCAACCACACCTCCTTGGAATCGCACATGAGCGGTGATCTGCCCCTCATGGATGAGAGTGACGTCTTCGATCAACAGCCGCACAATGCGCTTGCGGTCTCGATCCGATGTCCGTGGATCGTTCCATAGTTTGGGAAAGTTTATTGCAAGTTCCAGAACTTGGGAGCGTGTCGAATCAACGACCATAGCTGCGTCTTGTTGACAACAACGCTCGTACAGCTCTTGCGCATCGTTGAGGTTGCGCAGCGTGTCGTTCCAATCGGCTTCCAGCGCATCGGCGACGAGGCGGTTACGGGGATCAACTTGCATGAAGCGGGCACGGGCCAACTCGGCTTCGTAGCGGGCACGCTCGACCTGCTGTTTCCTCAAGGCGTCGGCTTCTTCGCGACGTGTTTGCAACTCTTGCTGCACCGCCAACGTCACTTCCAGCGCCAAAGGAGTCACCTTCTCCAGCAGCAACCGTCCAATGGCTTCGTCAACGCCTTTTCCAGGAATACTTTGGCACAAGGGCTGGCCTTGTTCGATGCCGTCTCGCTGACACACATAGCGGGGCGCCGGAGCTGTCTCGCGGCAGTCGTAGCGAACCGTCATCCGTTTACCGCACAGGCCGCACATGGCCAAACCTTGTAGCAAGGCAGGCCCTTCGCCCGCCGGACTTTTGCGGCGGTCGCCGCCGAGCGATTGAGCGTTCTTCAACAACTGCTGAACGTTGCGTTGATACCGATCCCACGTGATGTATCCCACGTGAGCATCTGGCAACAACGTATGCCATTGATCGGGTGGCAGTCGGCGGAAGTCGACGTGACCATCTCCCTTCTTTCGTTGACGAGAGCGTCCGAAGAAGAATGCTCCCGCGTACCGTGGATTGTGCAGGAGTTGCAGAGCGCGGCTATGGACCAGTTCACCCCAGACGATATTTCCCTTGTGAACACCGCGCCGCAACTTGCGAGGAAACTGCCAACCCTGTTGGCGAAAGTGTTTCACCGTTGCCATCGCCGAACCCGTCTCTTCAAAGGTTTTGAAGAATTTATGGATTGTCGCTTGCACTTGCCGGTCCGGTTCCAGCACCACCCGGTCGTCCTCATCGTAGGCCAGACCGATCGGCAGCGGTGATTTGAGTTCTCCGCGCCGGGCTTTGTTCTCGATGCCGCCACGCAAGCGGGCACGCAATACGTGTAGCTCCGCCTCGCTCATCGTGCCTTTCAAGCCAAGCAGAAGTCGGTCATTGAAGTGCGACGGATCGTACAATCCATCCTCGTCGAGAATCAAGGTGTCGGTCAGCGCACAGATCTCCAGCAGCCGGTGCCAGTCCGTCGAGTTCCGAGCCAATCGTGACACTTCCAGCCCCAAAACGATTCCGGCGCGTCCCAATCCCACTTCCGTGACCAAGCGTTGAAAACCTGCTCGGTCGGCGGCGCTGGCTCCTGACTGTCCCAAATCGCTGTCGATGACAATGACGTTTTCTGTCTGCCAGCCCAGCGCAACCGCTTTCTGACGAAGCCCGTACTGACGCTTGGTGCTTTCGGTGTTCTCGAAAACTTGCCGAATCGTCGATTGTCGCACGTAAAGATAAGCGTCTCGCTGCAGATGACTGGTCGTAACTTTTTGATCGGCGGAGATACTCATGCCAGAACCTCCTGTTGGCGATGAAGAATCAGATTCGCCAGTTCGCGTGTGAGTTGACGTTGCAATTCGCCGCTCAAGGCGAGCGGTTGGGAAGAGTCCGATTCAGGGGCGAGGGAATCAGGCCGCGTTGTCGACAGGGACGGTTCTGCCAAAGGCCATGCTTTTATCCAAGCTGCCATGCCCTGACGAACAAACAATGCTTGTCCCCAAGTCCCTTCGCGAACGAACCATCCGGCTCGCAGTTGTTCGTATCGAGCCGACCATGCTTCGTGCGATATACCTGAGTCCGACACTTGCTTCACCGTCCCATTCACCGTCCCCTTTTTTTGCATCGTGCCAGAGCGCGCTCGATGCTCCGCGGATGAACACACACTTCGCGCTGCTGAAGAATCAGCGCGGCGAGGTCCGCCGCCGACAACAGCCCCCGCGCAGCGACTTGTTCGTCGATGAATCTCAGAATGTCGTCGGTCAGCTTGTGAGCCTGGCGAGGCCCCGGACGTGCAGGAACCAAACCGGCCAGGCCCAGCCGCTGAAAGGCCGACAAGGTTTTGTAAAAGCCGGCGCGGGAAAAGCTAAACCGTTTTGCCGCTTCCACAACCGGGATCGCATCGACTTGCACGCGACGCAGCATCTCGTACTTGACCAACATCAAGTCGCGCGGATCAAAGAATTCGCTTTGGTCGAAGAGCGGATCGGCCACCGCGTGGGCGTTCGCATAGAACGCACCGTGGTTGCGCAAATGCTGCTCTTTCTGATCACCCGCGTCCGACATGGCGGCCTCCTGCCAGCAATGCTGAGTGTCTACATAATTGTGCCGGCACAGAATCTACTTCGCTGCGCTCAGTTCACCAACATCAATCGTGATCAGTCTTTGCTGAGTGCTTCGCCTGCTAGCGTTTCTGCGCGCTTCCCGGCGTGCGACAAAATCTCGTGGACACTTACGGCATAATTCGGGAGACACTACTTTCCGAAGTCGTCGCGAGTGCCTACTTCCCTTTCTCCAATCTGACGAGCCAGGGCTATCAACTCAGACAGGTCAATGAACCGCAACAAGCATCTTCCAGCAGCCACTTCGCGGAAAGGGTCTTTCGACACAACGCTTGTCCAGCTCGCGGGTAACGACGTCAAGTTGCCACGATCATCGTAAAAATACACCCGATCTTCGCCCCAATTGTGCCGATAGGTCACCAGCAAAAATTCACGGCCTTTCAACGGATGGTAGGGATGCGTCACGGCGAAGGTTCGCTCGCCATCTGACAAATCAGGGGCAATTGACGACTCTGGCCAATGCGTTTATCGAGCGCTGGATTCAATCGATCCAGTACGAGTGCTTGAACCATTTCATTGTGCTCGGCCAGCAGCATTTGGATTATCTGGTATCGCAGTACGTGGACTACTATCACTTCCATCGGCCACACCAGTCGCTGGAAAACAAACCGCTGACGGAACACCCGCCGCCCGACGATGACGTACCGACGCTGAAGCTCGTTCAATGCCACGAGCGGCTCGGCGGCTTGCTCAAACATTATTCGCGCCGCGCGGCGTAGCGCGTTCGTGCATGAACCAGTCGTTGCTGCAATCGGGTTCTGCGCCAAGCCTCCATTTCTGTTGTTTTTGCTTCTCCTCGTGCATTTCGTCGGTCGAATTGGGCCGACTCTTTTTCCACTCACACGCAAGTCCGCTGTCGTCCGACAACCATCTATCTGTTCATATCGAGCGTTGCTAACGTTTTCGTACAGGAAGCGCCCTGGCGTCGCCCCGCAGGCCCGATCTTGGTGGAAATTCTCGGTTGTCTCTGTGTCTCGCGCCGCCTGGGTTAACGATCGTTGCCTCCGCTCAATCGCTCCGAACCCCTGGGGTTGCTTTCGGCAAGCCGGCGGCCTGGTGGCGGTCTATCAGGACACACGAGTGCTGCAAGGCTTGCTCTCGCTCGCCGACATCAAGTGCGAGACTCGCCTCGGCGGGTTGCTGAAGCACTTCTACCGCGAAGCGGCCTAAGTCGTTAGGTTGTCAAAGAACTTCTTGGCGAGGATGGTCCGCGCCGTGGCCGCTTTCGCGGCCGGTTTCTCAATCTTTGCCCGCGTCGCCCGCCAGCCAATCGCCCGTTCGGTTGGCAATCGAGCTGACGGGATTTGTTCGTTTCGTCTGTTCCTGCCAACGATTTGAGGTTCGCATTGATTTTGTACCACGCGATCCTTTTCACCCAGCGCTAGCCGGAAAATCCGCCAAATATTTTTTCCGAAGATTTTCCCCTCCAGGCATACTTTCGCCGGCTTGCAATACGCGAGCGACTGAGATGCCGCGCCCACTTGCTGACTTTCTTTGACGACCCAGCCGTGCCGGCCGGCAACATTCACGACGATCTACCGATTCGTTCGGCGGAGAATACGCTATTTTCCGCGACGGCGGGTCGATCCGTTCACGCACCGATCAGGCTCATGCAGCGTAACGGGAATCAACACGCGATGAGCCTTTGGAGGCATGCCAGCGGACATCTCTTTGAGCATTTTCCCAATCATGGCAGCGGTTTCCACGTAGGACAGCGTCGATTCCACGCGCGGGTATTGCTTGACATCAAAATGATGAACCGTTTGATCGTGTGTGCCGTGCTCGAAGATAATCTCCAGGTCGTCTGGCACGTCCAGCCCAACGTCCGAGGCGATCGAGGCCAGCGCAGCAGCTTGTAAACCACCACGGGTAAAGATCGCGGTAGGTCGATCCGACCGTGCCATTAATTCCTTAGCAGTTGCCCGATAGGCTTCAACATCGTTGCGAACCGAACGTAGAATCATTGCGTTGGGGGCCAATCCCGCGGCTGCCAACGCCTCGATCGCGCCATCGATAAGTAGATCGTTTCCGGGACGGCCAGCTCCCGTCATCAAGACCGCGATGCGCTTGTGACCGCGACCGAGCAGGTATTCGACCATCAGCCGGCCAATCCGAAGATTGTCGGTCTCGACGTAGCTGATCGGCAACTCGGAGCTGTACGGTGTGCCATAAAGAACCGTCGGCAGCCGCAACTCAGCCAGGCAACGCAACACGCTGGGCGGAGAACTGACTGCCACAATGCCAGCCAACTGTCCAGATTCCAGCGATACGTGGATAGATTCCCGCACGTAGCCAACCGGATCCTCGTCGGGAAGGAAGGTGAACTGCACGTTTACCCCTGCGATCTCACCTCTGATTCCAGCGATAAACGGCTGGAAGGACCAGTAACTCGCAGACGGGTCTTCGGTGGGAATCAGCACATAAATGGTCTGCACTTTGGAACGATTTTGCCTTCCTAGCCCCGGGCCGACAAACGTGCCGCCGCGCGGCTTGCTGATTAAGATTTGCCGATCGGCAAGCTGTCGCATCGCCTTGCCCGCCACCGCCTTACGGACACCAAGCATGCGGCTGACAACTTCGGTTGTCAAATACCGATCTCCGACGGACAAACCCCGGCGACGAATATCAATGACTAATTTGTCTGCGAGTGCGCTGATATGAGGTGGGTGGATTTCGGTGTTAATCATGTCGTCCATCATACCAAAATCAGTATCAATGTCCATGCTTTGGTTCCGTTTGTATTCGTGTGGTTCCCATTTTGCCGATCATTAGGCGATTGCTGAGAAACGAGGAGGCATGCCACAGCCCTTCAATTTTAGGGTATCCCAGAGGTAATTGCTTTATTCGACAAATGCTTTTTTGGGGCATTTTTCTAGCGAAGGATTTTCACCATCTCATTAATTTGGATGGCCTATCCAATGAACGGTAGTGGTCAATAAAGCGGCATGCGATTTGATCATCGATCGAAGTCTGCTCCAGCAGTTTTGACCGTAGCATCGGCGAATCCGCACAAGGACTTCAAAAGTGCTGGGGATTAGATGGAACCAGATTGTTGACAAAGGGAACCAACTTAGCTATAGTAGGCGATTATATCGACAAACCTTGCCTACGCGAACGAGGCAGATCGGCAACGGGGGGTACCCATCGGCTTCGTCGAGCAAGTCTACATGCTTCACACTTATGTGTTGTGCAGGTATTCAGGCAGATAGGTTTCGTCATGTGAAGTGCCGTGGGGCTAACAGAGATGAGCATGAACAGGATGGCCGGGTATCCATTTCGCCAGCGT
This genomic window contains:
- a CDS encoding heparinase II/III family protein; the protein is MWRAQSQNVILVNGESFTSNRNAAVGRITHFRTSDAVDVVAGEAGDAYPALNRWARRIVFIKPNIFLIHDVLEAKEPATFQFLLHAPGMFALSPPDCGSFKAPHGQVDFQFLHPVGLRITQTDEYEPPPASWSNLDLSEWHLKASTTAKIQRQHFLTMFQVNGRKAMTDWARIENSFQISLKPEDSDTTYRVKLDDQRFEVSGGSIDWHFTD
- a CDS encoding transposase encodes the protein MGEAQGRLFEPTFNRSVKVVATDDRITSDAGMLLLREADHRLGVTEALAGELHDPRRQELIRYKLVELKRLPRSQSVKCQSIDPPLTSNR
- a CDS encoding transposase yields the protein MIRERIYALATGYSAQDDADRLAHDPAMKLAAWDRPGEQPLDERLASQPTQSRWIDILAHDSRNRQALRAALADSCERHLRAEGGDHAARKITIDIDSFPIAVHVYFRQLRLVIERLQV
- a CDS encoding recombinase family protein, which produces MSISADQKVTTSHLQRDAYLYVRQSTIRQVFENTESTKRQYGLRQKAVALGWQTENVIVIDSDLGQSGASAADRAGFQRLVTEVGLGRAGIVLGLEVSRLARNSTDWHRLLEICALTDTLILDEDGLYDPSHFNDRLLLGLKGTMSEAELHVLRARLRGGIENKARRGELKSPLPIGLAYDEDDRVVLEPDRQVQATIHKFFKTFEETGSAMATVKHFRQQGWQFPRKLRRGVHKGNIVWGELVHSRALQLLHNPRYAGAFFFGRSRQRKKGDGHVDFRRLPPDQWHTLLPDAHVGYITWDRYQRNVQQLLKNAQSLGGDRRKSPAGEGPALLQGLAMCGLCGKRMTVRYDCRETAPAPRYVCQRDGIEQGQPLCQSIPGKGVDEAIGRLLLEKVTPLALEVTLAVQQELQTRREEADALRKQQVERARYEAELARARFMQVDPRNRLVADALEADWNDTLRNLNDAQELYERCCQQDAAMVVDSTRSQVLELAINFPKLWNDPRTSDRDRKRIVRLLIEDVTLIHEGQITAHVRFQGGVVETLRLPRPLSAWELRQTSPQVVQAIDRLLDDFTEGQVADQLNQQGLRSGTGSSFCGRLVGQIRRAHRIVSRYERLRGAGMLTQHEIAEELNVHPSTVRKWRCCGLLTAHAYNDKNEYLYELPGANRPIKQQGTKLTDPRRFRDFAHERSDEVQHEA
- a CDS encoding transposase, which gives rise to MTTLANAFIERWIQSIQYECLNHFIVLGQQHLDYLVSQYVDYYHFHRPHQSLENKPLTEHPPPDDDVPTLKLVQCHERLGGLLKHYSRRAA
- a CDS encoding substrate-binding domain-containing protein, with the protein product MDIDTDFGMMDDMINTEIHPPHISALADKLVIDIRRRGLSVGDRYLTTEVVSRMLGVRKAVAGKAMRQLADRQILISKPRGGTFVGPGLGRQNRSKVQTIYVLIPTEDPSASYWSFQPFIAGIRGEIAGVNVQFTFLPDEDPVGYVRESIHVSLESGQLAGIVAVSSPPSVLRCLAELRLPTVLYGTPYSSELPISYVETDNLRIGRLMVEYLLGRGHKRIAVLMTGAGRPGNDLLIDGAIEALAAAGLAPNAMILRSVRNDVEAYRATAKELMARSDRPTAIFTRGGLQAAALASIASDVGLDVPDDLEIIFEHGTHDQTVHHFDVKQYPRVESTLSYVETAAMIGKMLKEMSAGMPPKAHRVLIPVTLHEPDRCVNGSTRRRGK